One genomic window of Magnolia sinica isolate HGM2019 unplaced genomic scaffold, MsV1 ctg293, whole genome shotgun sequence includes the following:
- the LOC131236208 gene encoding probable LRR receptor-like serine/threonine-protein kinase At3g47570 — translation MELRHLRSRPFWSLILLAFLLLSMNCIGIGSPVLRNETDRLALVSFKDLISEDPFGFFNSWNDSLHFCNWEGVTCSRRHPQRVTSLNLVSTRLVGSISPRVSNLTFLRSINLSRNSFHGEIPPEIGLLFRLRHLDLSYNGLQGEIPENLSNCTEIRSILLQYNKLEGSIPVKLCSLSKLMSLNLGRNNLINNIPPPIGNLSSLVSLNLIDNILEGSIPNNLGQLMKLQFLRISLNKLSGLIPPSLYNLSSIVGFSVAANQLYGNIPASLGLTLPNVKHILLGKNAFTGSIPVTLPNASGLVNVDFSSSYFSGPLPENLGRLHDLRLLNIAVNKFGGGEGDNDLSFLTSLTNCSRLEFLDASGNQLRGTLPDTIVNLSTHLTILGLGGNPIYGSIPTDISNLFNLNRLGIFESSVMGTIPIGVGKLQNLQGLYLYSNRLSGRIPSSIGNITRLVILALNGNRLHGRIPSSLGNCRHLQALALLANELNDTIPKEVLSIPSLIELHIYDNSLVGSLPLEVGNMEQLQELHAANNKLMGEIPSELGNCLKLEILNLSNNFFQGAIPLGLKNLKSIKLLDLSHNNLSGHIPVTLEKFPILEYLDLSSNDLDGEVPQQGIFKNSSAFSLLGNKRLCGGIPQLQLPACLKKDSKKHGRSISLTVIFSVIGAVLGLILLSSIFVTLYRARRKASKNPLPASFLESKYLNVSYKDLFKATGEFSSDNLIGEGSYGSVYKGILDRDETLVAVKVLNLHQRGASRSFLAECEALRNIRHRNLVKIITACSSIDFKGDDFKALLFEYMPNGSLEKWLHPNVHGQYEMRSLNVIQRLDIAIDVASALEYLHHHCRTPVVHRDLKPSNVLLDNDMCAHVGDFGLARFLSNAASNTSQDQTSTTGIRGSVGYIPPEYGMGGKASTNGDVYSYGILLLEMFTGKIPTDDMFKDDLSLHQFVKMALPDQVMEIVDPRLLEDVQALTNGERQHIARTKMRESLASVAKIGITCSVESPNERMQMREIVKEMHAIRDLYLGHGIHPDQQNRERLLGDSSSYLSHY, via the exons AGCTTCGACATTTACGTTCACGGCCATTTTGGTCATTAATCCTCTTAGCCTTCCTTCTCCTATCCATGAACTGCATTGGAATCGGATCCCCCGTCTTAAGAAACGAGACGGATAGACTGGCCTTGGTCTCATTCAAGGATCTGATATCTGAAGATCCATTCGGGTTCTTCAACTCTTGGAACGATTCCCTCCATTTCTGCAACTGGGAAGGAGTCACATGCAGTCGACGTCATCCTCAAAGGGTCACCTCCTTGAATCTTGTGTCCACCAgattggtggggtccatatcacCTCGCGTATCAAACCTCACTTTCCTCAGGAGTATCAACCTCTCGCGTAACAGCTTCCATGGCGAAATCCCACCTGAAATCGGCCTTCTCTTCCGGCTTCGGCATCTTGATCTTAGTTATAATGGGCTGCAAGGAGAAATCCCTGAGAACCTGTCCAACTGCACAGAAATCAGATCCATCCTTTTACAGTATAACAAGCTCGAGGGAAGTATTCCTGTCAAGCTTTGCTCTCTGTCAAAGCTCATGTCGTTGAATCTTGGTCGTAACAATCTCATCAACAACATTCCACCACCAATCGGGAACCTCTCGTCTCTTGTTTCTCTCAACTTAATTGATAATATTTTAGAAGGAAGCATTCCAAATAATTTAGGCCAGCTAATGAAGTTACAATTTCTTCGGATCTCCTTAAATAAACTGTCGGGTCTGATCCCACCATCGCTTTACAACCTCTCATCCATCGTTGGTTTCTCAGTGGCAGCTAACCAACTTTATGGAAACATTCCAGCCAGTTTGGGTCTCACCCTTCCTAATGTCAAACATATTTTACTAGGAAAAAATGCATTTACGGGATCGATACCAGTTACATTACCCAATGCTTCAGGACTTGTTAATGTTGATTTTTCTTCTAGTTATTTTAGTGGACCCTTGCCTGAAAATTTGGGAAGACTGCATGATCTTCGTCTTCTAAATATAGCTGTTAATAAGTTTGGAGGTGGAGAAGGTGACAATGACTTGAGTTTCCTCACTTCTTTAACTAATTGTAGCCGTTTGGAATTTTTAGATGCATCTGGCAATCAGCTAAGAGGAACACTACCAGACACCATCGTCAATCTATCTACCCACCTAACAATATTAGGTTTAGGAGGAAACCCGATATATGGAAGCATCCCAACAGATATTAGCAATCTCTTCAACTTAAATCGTCTAGGTATATTTGAGAGCTCTGTCATGGGTACCATTCCTATTGGTGTTGGGAAGCTTCAAAATTTGCAAGGTTTGTATTTGTACAGCAACAGACTTTCTGGACGAATTCCATCCTCCATTGGCAATATCACTCGATTGGTTATACTAGCTTTAAATGGAAATCGTTTGCATGGAAGAATCCCTTCGAGTCTTGGAAACTGCCGTCATCTTCAAGCATTAGCCCTCCTTGCAAATGAGCTCAACGATACCATTCCAAAAGAGGTTCTAAGTATTCCTTCCCTGATCGAACTTCATATATATGATAATTCTTTGGTCGGATCTTTACCGTTGGAAGTGGGTAATATGGAACAACTTCAAGAACTACATGCTGCTAACAACAAATTGATGGGTGAAATTCCTAGCGAGCTAGGAAATTGTCTGAAACTGGAAATCCTTAATTTGAGCAATAATTTCTTTCAAGGAGCCATTCCTCTGGGTTTGAAGAACTTAAAAAGTATTAAACTGCTAGATCTTTCTCATAATAACTTGTCTGGGCATATTCCAGTTACTCTAGAGAAatttccgatcctggaatacttgGATTTGTCATCCAATGATCTTGATGGTGAAGTCCCACAGCaagggattttcaaaaattccagTGCATTTTCACTTCTTGGAAACAAGAGGCTTTGTGGAGGTATCCCACAATTACAGCTGCCTGCGTGCCTGAAGAAAGATTCTAAGAAACATGGAAGGTCTATTTCTCTTACAGTAATATTCTCAGTGATCGGTGCAGTTTTAGGTTTGATTCTTTTATCATCTATCTTTGTTACTCTTTATCGGGCGAGAAGAAAGGCCAGCAAGAACCCTTTGCCTGCATCTTTCCTAGAGAGTAAATACTTAAATGTTTCTTACAAGGATCTCTTTAAAGCAACTGGCGAGTTCTCTTCAGATAATTTGATTGGCGAGGGAAGTTATGGTTCTGTATATAAAGGAATTCTAGATCGAGATGAAACACTTGTTGCAGTGAAAGTTCTCAATCTTCATCAAAGAGGAGCTTCAAGGAGTTTCCTAGCTGAATGTGAAGCCTTGAGAAATATCCGGCACCGGAATCTAGTTAAAATCATAACTGCTTGCTCAAGCATCGATTTTAAAGGCGATGATTTCAAAGCTCTATTGTTTGAGTACATGCCTAATGGGAGTCTAGAGAAATGGTTGCATCCAAATGTACATGGGCAATATGAAATGCGGAGCTTGAACGTTATTCAAAGATTAGATATAGCCATTGATGTCGCCTCTGCATTGGAGTATCTTCATCACCATTGCAGGACACCGGTCGTTCATCGCGATCTAAAACCAAGCAATGTTCTACTGGACAATGACATGTGCGCCCATGTGGGCGATTTTGGATTAGCAAGGTTCCTTTCTAATGCTGCCAGTAATACCTCTCAAGATCAAACCAGCACAACTGGTATCAGGGGATCTGTTGGCTATATTCCTCCAG AGTATGGAATGGGCGGAAAGGCGTCTACAAATGGAGATGTCTACAGTTATGGTATCCTTCTTTTAGAGATGTTCACAGGAAAAATACCAACCGATGACATGTTTAAAGATGATCTAAGCCTCCATCAATTTGTTAAGATGGCTTTACCTGATCAGGTGATGGAGATTGTAGACCCGCGACTGCTCGAAGACGTTCAAGCACTGACCAATGGAGAACGACAACACATTGCAAGGACTAAAATGAGAGAGTCTTTGGCTTCTGTGGCCAAAATTGGCATCACATGTTCTGTAGAATCTCCAAACGAGCGGATGCAAATGAGAGAGATTGTCAAAGAAATGCATGCAATAAGGGACTTATATCTTGGGCATGGGATTCACCCAGATCAGCAAAATAGGGAACGATTGTTGGGTGACAGTTCATCGTATCTTAGTCATTATTAA